The genomic interval TTATTTAAAGGTATAATTAATCCAATGACCAAATTCTAAGGTCATCAAATTCTGAGCTGGAGGATGCTAATGATAAGGCAATATTTTCTTTTTCTTTATGGTCAAAACCTGCTGATTTCAATTCGCCTACAAATTGGTTGTCAATAAATACAGATATTGTTTCTTGTTGTATAACAATCGTGATTTCGTACCAATGATTCAGTTCTAAATTGGTTTTAAACGTTTTAGACTTATCTTTTAATAATTCTTGAATCAGTTTTTTATCAACGCCATCTTTCCTTTTATTGTAAATATCCATGCCAAAAACTCCAGTTATTTGATCTGTTACCCCAATTTTATTTGGCGTAATACTCACTTGACAAATATGTCCCGCATGAGAAAGTTCTTTTGCTTTTGGGTCATTAAAATTGAGTTTAAAACCTTTTGGATTCAACATCTGGAATTTCACTTTTACAATCCCATCATCAAAAGGTGCTGAGTGTAAAATAGAGGTGCTATGATCGGCCTCTTTATACATTTCGATAAAGAGTTTTCCATCCCTCAAGTCCGCTTGTTTGTGTCCGCCAGCTCTAGTTTTGCTATTGGTTCGCCATCCTAATCCTAAATCTTCTATTGTTTCCTCTTTTTCATTTCGATTAAAATTATCTTCAAAAACGAGTTTTGCTTTAGAAATTAATTTGTTCACATCTACCGTTTGAGAATGCATATTTGTAAAGGTTATTAAAAAAAGGAAAAGGATATTTTTCATGAAGTTGGGTTTTATAGTTAAGTGAGTTTGATTTAAACTTTAGATGAGTTTGTTTGTCAATGGTTTAAAATATAATTACTGAAAATAATAAAGGTACTACTAGATGTTAATTTTTTCAATTGTTAAAGCAAAAACAACTCTCGGATACATTTTAAAAACGGACAAGGACATTGTAACTGTCGGTATTATACTCCAAAGGTTGTGAAATAGAAGGTGATAATAAAAGTAAATTTAGCGAAGCTATTGAAGTTGCAAAAAAATCTGATGTCATTATTTTGGCTATTGGAGAAGGATTTGGAATGTCAGCAGAAAACAGAAACAGAGCAGATATTAATATCCCAGGGGTTCAGGTAGAGTTGGCCAAAGAATTATCTAAGCTAAATAAACCAATTATTGTGGTTTTATTCAATGGAAGACCATTAACAATGCCATGGGTTTCAAAAAACATTCCTGTTATTCTTGAAGCTTGGTTCCCAGGTACACAAGGAGGAAATGCATTAGCGGATGTTATTTTTGGAGATTATAATCCTTCGGGGAAACTTCCTGCTTCTTTTCCAATTCATGTCGGACAAACACCGATGTATTATAATTATAAAAATACAGGACGTCCAATTAGAGAAGATGATTATAGATGGCAAACAAAGTATTTGGATGTGCCAAATAAACCAATGTATCCTTTTGGATATGGCTTAAGTTATACCCAATTTAAGTATTCTGATTTGAAGCTAAATAAAAAAGAAGTTCAATTTAAGGAAGTACTTGAGGTAAGTGTTAAACTTAAAAATTCAGGAAAATTTGATGGTGCTGAGGTTGTTCAACTTTATGTTCGTGACCTTTTTGGTAGCGTTACGCGTCCTGTCAAAGAATTAAAAGGTTTTGAAAAAGTATTCCTAAAAGTGGGAGAAGAAAAAGTAATCAGCTTTAAATTGACAAGTGATGATTTGAGATTTCATGACATAAATATGG from Flavobacterium ovatum carries:
- a CDS encoding family 16 glycoside hydrolase, coding for MKNILFLFLITFTNMHSQTVDVNKLISKAKLVFEDNFNRNEKEETIEDLGLGWRTNSKTRAGGHKQADLRDGKLFIEMYKEADHSTSILHSAPFDDGIVKVKFQMLNPKGFKLNFNDPKAKELSHAGHICQVSITPNKIGVTDQITGVFGMDIYNKRKDGVDKKLIQELLKDKSKTFKTNLELNHWYEITIVIQQETISVFIDNQFVGELKSAGFDHKEKENIALSLASSSSEFDDLRIWSLD
- a CDS encoding glycoside hydrolase family 3 C-terminal domain-containing protein; this translates as MEGDNKSKFSEAIEVAKKSDVIILAIGEGFGMSAENRNRADINIPGVQVELAKELSKLNKPIIVVLFNGRPLTMPWVSKNIPVILEAWFPGTQGGNALADVIFGDYNPSGKLPASFPIHVGQTPMYYNYKNTGRPIREDDYRWQTKYLDVPNKPMYPFGYGLSYTQFKYSDLKLNKKEVQFKEVLEVSVKLKNSGKFDGAEVVQLYVRDLFGSVTRPVKELKGFEKVFLKVGEEKVISFKLTSDDLRFHDINMDFVAESGKFNVFVGGNSNDVLQSDFSLVK